Proteins encoded within one genomic window of Microbacterium sp. LKL04:
- a CDS encoding glutamine amidotransferase-related protein, protein MAPLVYLCVRPQVDAADGEYASFHEAMGVGESGLERWNLVDDALPADAFERWRGFVVGGSPFNTTDADGSKPAEQVRIETGLRAVAQAAAAGRTTALFTCFGIGVASRALGGEVTREYPEGTGPTGIRLTDAGREDPLFGGLTTEFTALTAHKEAIERLPEGAVLLATNDDCPVQAYRFRERLYATQFHPEPTGIAFTERMTIYRNHGYFDADAYDTVAARVLAADLDEPQRLLRRFAEIF, encoded by the coding sequence ATGGCTCCGCTCGTCTACCTGTGCGTTCGCCCGCAGGTGGATGCCGCGGACGGCGAGTACGCGTCGTTCCACGAAGCGATGGGGGTCGGCGAGAGCGGCCTCGAGCGGTGGAACCTCGTCGACGACGCCCTACCCGCCGACGCGTTCGAACGCTGGCGCGGCTTCGTGGTCGGCGGCAGCCCGTTCAACACGACGGATGCCGATGGCTCCAAGCCTGCGGAGCAGGTGCGGATCGAGACAGGACTCAGAGCCGTCGCGCAGGCTGCGGCAGCGGGGCGGACCACCGCGCTGTTCACGTGCTTCGGCATCGGTGTCGCCTCACGTGCCCTCGGCGGCGAGGTGACGCGGGAGTACCCGGAGGGGACGGGGCCCACCGGCATCCGTCTCACCGATGCGGGTCGGGAGGACCCGCTGTTCGGCGGGCTGACCACCGAGTTCACGGCCTTGACGGCTCACAAGGAAGCCATCGAACGCCTGCCCGAGGGAGCGGTGCTCCTGGCGACGAACGACGACTGCCCCGTGCAGGCCTACCGGTTCCGTGAGCGCCTCTATGCGACGCAGTTCCACCCCGAGCCGACCGGTATCGCCTTCACGGAGCGGATGACGATCTACCGCAACCACGGCTACTTCGACGCCGACGCGTACGACACCGTCGCTGCGCGGGTGCTGGCTGCAGACCTCGACGAACCGCAGCGGCTGCTGCGACGATTCGCCGAGATCTTCTGA
- a CDS encoding LysR family substrate-binding domain-containing protein — MATRGGPQRRGGRPSPAKARSGGSKPPQKRKPAPAPPTPAPPSGPFRLGAISGATPGKWIDIWKTRMPQNPLELVTLSVADQRTALTDDDVDAAIVRLPIERDGLNVIPLYEETTVVVCAADSHLTAADELTADDLRGEVRIVPLDDVLSFEVSGTDAPRFAAPATTGDAIETVAAGVGIVLVPMSLARLHHRKDVAFRPLADAPASAVALAWRAQGASELVDTFVGIVRGRTSNSSR, encoded by the coding sequence ATGGCGACACGAGGCGGACCCCAGCGCAGGGGTGGTCGTCCGTCGCCGGCGAAAGCGCGTTCCGGGGGTTCGAAGCCGCCGCAGAAGCGGAAGCCCGCACCCGCGCCGCCGACGCCCGCGCCGCCGTCCGGCCCCTTCCGTCTCGGCGCGATCTCGGGGGCTACGCCGGGCAAGTGGATCGACATCTGGAAGACGCGGATGCCGCAGAATCCCCTCGAGCTCGTCACCCTCTCGGTGGCGGACCAACGGACAGCCTTGACCGATGACGACGTGGACGCCGCGATCGTCCGCCTGCCGATCGAACGCGACGGCCTCAACGTCATCCCCCTGTACGAAGAGACGACGGTCGTGGTGTGCGCCGCGGACTCCCACCTGACCGCTGCGGACGAGTTGACTGCCGACGACCTCCGCGGCGAGGTGCGGATCGTGCCTCTCGACGACGTGCTGTCGTTCGAGGTCTCAGGGACCGACGCACCCCGGTTCGCGGCGCCGGCGACCACCGGCGACGCGATCGAGACCGTCGCCGCAGGCGTCGGGATCGTGCTCGTCCCCATGTCGCTCGCGCGACTGCATCACCGCAAGGACGTAGCGTTCCGTCCACTCGCGGATGCGCCGGCCTCGGCCGTCGCGCTCGCCTGGCGCGCCCAGGGTGCGAGCGAGCTGGTCGACACGTTCGTGGGGATCGTGCGCGGTCGCACGTCGAACTCGTCGCGCTGA
- a CDS encoding thermonuclease family protein, producing the protein MTTPSRSTRAVVAGFVGALLLAGIWVAASALREAPGDKIPAGAVAVSVERVVDGDTLVTADGARVRLIGIDAPEVRPEPECGADAATARLRELAPEGARLWMLADREDLDRFERELRYLWTDGGTFVNDLLVAEGHAETLRIPPNTRYADRFAESEAAARARGTGRWGAC; encoded by the coding sequence ATGACCACGCCCAGCCGATCGACCCGTGCCGTCGTCGCGGGGTTCGTCGGTGCGCTTCTGCTCGCGGGGATCTGGGTGGCGGCATCCGCTCTGCGCGAGGCGCCCGGCGACAAGATCCCGGCGGGTGCCGTCGCCGTGTCCGTCGAGCGCGTCGTCGACGGAGACACGCTCGTGACGGCGGACGGCGCGCGGGTCCGCCTGATCGGCATCGACGCTCCTGAGGTGCGCCCCGAGCCGGAATGCGGGGCGGATGCCGCGACCGCCCGGCTGCGCGAGCTCGCTCCCGAGGGAGCCCGACTCTGGATGCTCGCGGACCGGGAGGACCTCGACCGGTTCGAGCGTGAACTGCGCTACCTGTGGACCGACGGCGGCACGTTCGTCAATGACCTCCTCGTTGCCGAGGGGCATGCCGAGACCCTCCGCATCCCGCCCAACACCCGATACGCCGATCGCTTCGCCGAGAGCGAGGCCGCCGCCCGAGCCCGCGGTACCGGACGATGGGGTGCCTGTTGA
- a CDS encoding transferase → MGKNYIDIENDRGETLRYRKHANGRGLIANGAKVHPSAIVEAGTYVEPGAQIAAGARIGRGVWIEPDAVIGPNAEIAPHAHIGPGAAIGAGAKIGVRCFVGAGARVANESLIGDDESIPDGERVATDRRGLRLAA, encoded by the coding sequence GTGGGCAAGAACTACATCGACATCGAGAACGACCGAGGCGAGACGCTGCGCTACCGCAAGCACGCCAACGGGCGTGGCTTGATCGCGAACGGCGCCAAGGTGCACCCGAGCGCGATCGTCGAAGCAGGCACCTACGTCGAACCCGGGGCGCAGATCGCGGCGGGAGCCCGAATCGGCCGCGGCGTGTGGATCGAACCGGATGCCGTCATCGGCCCGAACGCAGAGATCGCCCCGCACGCGCACATCGGCCCTGGAGCGGCTATCGGTGCCGGCGCGAAGATCGGCGTCCGCTGCTTCGTCGGCGCGGGAGCGCGCGTCGCCAATGAGTCGCTGATCGGCGACGACGAGAGCATTCCCGACGGCGAACGCGTCGCCACCGACCGACGCGGACTGCGGCTGGCGGCCTGA
- a CDS encoding YitT family protein, with amino-acid sequence MTAPADPIDSAAPETGPSLVFDQKAAPHSWLDDVVGLATGTFTVSLGLFLLHLSTAVTGGTAGLSLLLNYALEWPFWALFAVVNLPFGVLAVWKRGWNFALRTMVCIGAVSGFSVVIEHFFLVERIDPIFGTVAGNLLAGIGLLIVFRHGASLGGINVVALVIQDATGIRVGWTMMVFDVLVILLALLVVPWPNVLLSAAGAVVLNLVLALNHRPGRYIGH; translated from the coding sequence GTGACAGCCCCCGCAGATCCGATCGACTCCGCCGCTCCCGAGACCGGACCGTCGCTCGTCTTCGATCAGAAGGCCGCGCCGCACAGCTGGCTGGATGACGTCGTCGGACTCGCGACGGGAACGTTCACCGTCTCGCTCGGCCTGTTCCTGCTGCACCTCAGCACGGCCGTCACCGGCGGCACGGCGGGCCTGTCGCTGCTGCTGAACTACGCCCTCGAATGGCCGTTCTGGGCGCTGTTCGCAGTGGTGAACCTTCCGTTCGGCGTCCTTGCCGTCTGGAAGCGCGGGTGGAACTTCGCGCTCCGCACCATGGTGTGCATCGGGGCGGTGTCGGGCTTCTCCGTCGTCATCGAGCATTTCTTCCTCGTCGAACGGATCGATCCGATCTTCGGCACCGTCGCCGGCAACCTCCTCGCCGGCATCGGTCTGCTCATCGTGTTTCGCCACGGCGCGAGCCTCGGCGGTATCAATGTCGTAGCCCTCGTCATCCAGGATGCGACCGGCATCCGCGTGGGGTGGACCATGATGGTCTTCGATGTCCTCGTCATCCTTCTCGCCCTCCTCGTCGTTCCGTGGCCGAACGTCCTCCTCAGCGCTGCCGGGGCCGTCGTGCTGAACCTCGTCCTCGCACTGAACCACCGGCCGGGCCGGTACATCGGCCACTGA
- a CDS encoding putative quinol monooxygenase, whose amino-acid sequence MMVDIGGVRLSGRMICATKDEADAVRRHLDAHIARTRAEPGCLLFEITPLGGGRAWSVEELFTDAHAFREHQRRAAESEWGRATAGIERRYRIEGLPPEE is encoded by the coding sequence ATGATGGTCGACATCGGCGGTGTACGCCTCTCGGGACGCATGATCTGCGCCACGAAGGACGAAGCGGATGCCGTGCGTCGCCACCTCGACGCGCACATCGCTCGCACCCGCGCGGAACCGGGTTGTCTGCTCTTCGAAATAACGCCGCTCGGGGGCGGCCGCGCGTGGTCGGTGGAGGAGCTCTTCACCGATGCGCACGCGTTCCGGGAGCATCAGCGGCGCGCGGCCGAGAGCGAATGGGGTCGCGCGACGGCGGGCATCGAGCGCCGGTACCGCATCGAAGGTCTCCCGCCCGAGGAGTGA
- a CDS encoding DNA-formamidopyrimidine glycosylase family protein, with protein MPEGDTVFRAARKLHEALAGHEVTRFEVRVPRSATVDLRGETVREVVPRGKHLLMRIGAQTLHSHLKMEGRWHVYRPGQKWRAPAFQARAIVGTRPADAVGFELAMVEVLPTADEERVVGHLGPDPLAADWDAAKAVANVAADERAIHVALLDQRNVAGFGNEYANELLFVRGIRPTALAKDVDIAGLIDTGVRMIRANRDRQGRTFTGDNRPGKQTWVYGRGGKPCRRCGTLIQGSELGARATSERVVFWCPVCQP; from the coding sequence ATGCCTGAGGGTGACACCGTCTTCCGCGCCGCGCGGAAGCTGCACGAGGCGCTCGCAGGCCACGAAGTGACGCGTTTCGAGGTGCGTGTGCCGCGGAGCGCCACGGTCGACCTGCGCGGCGAGACCGTCCGCGAAGTCGTGCCGCGGGGCAAGCACCTCCTGATGCGCATCGGGGCGCAGACCCTGCACTCGCACCTCAAGATGGAGGGCCGCTGGCACGTCTACCGCCCGGGTCAGAAGTGGCGCGCCCCCGCGTTCCAGGCCCGCGCGATCGTCGGGACGAGACCCGCGGATGCCGTCGGCTTCGAGCTCGCGATGGTTGAGGTCCTCCCCACCGCCGACGAGGAGCGCGTCGTCGGCCACCTCGGACCCGATCCGCTCGCCGCCGACTGGGATGCGGCGAAGGCCGTGGCCAACGTCGCGGCGGACGAGCGCGCGATCCATGTCGCGCTGCTCGACCAGCGGAATGTCGCCGGGTTCGGCAACGAATACGCCAACGAGCTGCTGTTCGTGCGCGGCATCCGCCCCACCGCGCTCGCAAAGGACGTCGACATTGCGGGTCTCATCGACACGGGCGTGCGCATGATTCGCGCCAACCGGGACCGGCAGGGACGCACGTTCACCGGCGACAACCGCCCGGGCAAGCAGACCTGGGTCTACGGGCGCGGCGGTAAGCCGTGTCGGCGCTGCGGCACGCTCATCCAGGGGTCGGAGCTCGGTGCCCGCGCGACAAGCGAGCGCGTCGTATTCTGGTGCCCCGTCTGCCAGCCGTGA
- a CDS encoding ATP-dependent helicase, producing MADVLERFSPATQDWFRSAFHAPTAAQAGAWQAISAGKHALVVAPTGSGKTLSAFLWALDRIFRDRVADKPAAEGEKPARGKKKRADAAPPRTRVLYVSPLKALGVDVERNLRSPLVGIGQSARRLGMPAPDVTVGVRSGDTPSADRRRLLADPPDILITTPESLYLMLTSQAAETLRGIHTVIVDEVHAVAATKRGAHLAVSLERLDALLDTPAQRIGLSATVRPIDEVARFLGGAAPVDIVAPKATKAFDLSVVVPIDDLTNPPPPPGAPEEDEPVAVDADDDDGDGGNWYTPPQSSEMTGSVWPHVEEAIVDRILAHRSTIVFSNSRRLAERLTGRLNEIYAERVGIDVPDQTVPAAMRVPAAEAPGGANAPSGGAVRAAQAGASAGVEAILAKAHHGSVSKEQRAQVEDELKSGALRCVVATSSLELGIDMGAVDLVIQVEAPPSAASGLQRVGRAGHQVGEVSRAALFPKHRGDVLHTAVVTERMLAGQIEAISVPQNPLDILAQHTIAASAVAVLDVEGWFETVKRSAPFRSLPRSAYEATLDLLAGRYPSDAFAELRPRVVWDRDAGTITGRPGAQRIAVTSGGTIPDRGLFGVFISGEARNARVGELDEEMVYESRVGDVFTLGTTSWRIVEITHDRVNVLPAYGQPGKLPFWHGDGLGRPAELGEALGKFSRELSTSKPEKATARLRESGLDDNAIGNLLAYIGEQREATGSLPTDKTLTVERSRDEVGDWRVILHSPYGMHVHAPWALAVNARIRERLGVEGAAVASDDGIIARVPDTDAEPPGAELFVFDADELEQLVTSEVGGSALFASRFRECAARALLLPRLNPNKRSPLWQQRQRSAQLLEVAKEHPTFPIILETLREVLQDVYDLPALLRIARSIADRRIRLVETTTSSPSPYARDLLFGYVGAFMYEGDSPLAERRAAALSVDPALLSELLGKIEMRELLDPGVIEQYERELQRLDPTRRVRGVEGVADLLRLLGPLSVAEVAERLEGAAADPDAPAPAATDTDAAALLDELVETRRAIRVTFGGAARIAGIEDAGRLRDALGAALPVGIPTAFLEPVADPLADLVARYARTHGPFRTADVATRLGVGGAVARQTLQRLEAQGRLASGFFLPADSAHPDDLEWCDSEVLRRIRMRSLAAIRGSVEPVEPQALGRFLPVWQHLTRPLEGVDGVLAVVEQLAGVPLPASAWESLILPSRVRNYSPALLDELTATGEVLWSGHGSLPGRDGWIALHPADVATLTLPTPEDEPTPFEQSILEALGAGGAYFAGQLAGMVDAPNEQSVIDALWNLTWSGRVTNDTFAPVRGLLAGGSQAHRVTRRTPRTRMFRGTPIAAAARPAPQRPAMVGGRWSLLPIPDDDATLRATATAGMLLERYGVVTRGSVQAEGVPGGFAQVYRILAGFEDAGHCRRGYFVEKLGAAQFATSATVDRLREFASVPEPAPLTARTLAATDPANPYGAALNWPSIEGVNHRPGRKAGGLVVLVDGTLVLYLERGGRTALAFTDDEDVLVAAARSLVETSRARGLDTLTIEQVSGAFVYTTAAGRALRDAGFVESPKGLTLRRGAREPQRA from the coding sequence ATGGCGGACGTCCTCGAGCGGTTCAGCCCTGCGACGCAGGACTGGTTCCGCAGCGCCTTCCACGCGCCCACGGCCGCGCAGGCCGGCGCGTGGCAGGCGATCTCGGCCGGCAAGCACGCGCTGGTGGTCGCCCCGACCGGTTCCGGCAAGACACTCTCGGCGTTCCTCTGGGCACTCGACCGCATCTTCCGGGACCGCGTCGCCGACAAGCCGGCCGCCGAGGGCGAGAAGCCCGCGCGCGGCAAGAAGAAGCGAGCGGATGCCGCGCCTCCGCGCACGCGCGTCCTCTACGTCTCGCCGCTCAAGGCCCTCGGCGTCGACGTCGAGCGCAACCTCCGCTCTCCGCTGGTGGGCATCGGGCAGTCCGCCCGCAGGCTCGGGATGCCGGCGCCCGATGTGACGGTCGGGGTCCGGTCGGGTGACACGCCCTCCGCCGACCGGCGACGCCTGCTCGCCGATCCGCCGGACATCCTCATCACGACGCCCGAGTCGCTCTATCTGATGCTGACCTCGCAGGCGGCCGAGACGCTCCGCGGCATCCACACCGTCATCGTCGACGAGGTCCACGCCGTCGCGGCGACCAAGCGCGGTGCGCACCTCGCCGTCAGCCTCGAGCGGCTCGACGCCTTGCTCGACACCCCGGCGCAGCGCATCGGCCTCTCGGCGACGGTGCGTCCGATCGACGAGGTCGCCCGCTTCCTGGGCGGCGCAGCTCCCGTCGACATCGTGGCGCCGAAGGCGACGAAGGCATTCGACCTCTCCGTCGTCGTGCCGATCGACGACCTCACCAACCCGCCCCCGCCGCCTGGCGCGCCGGAAGAGGATGAGCCGGTCGCGGTCGATGCCGACGACGACGATGGCGACGGCGGCAACTGGTACACGCCGCCGCAGTCGTCGGAGATGACCGGATCGGTCTGGCCGCACGTCGAAGAAGCGATCGTCGACCGCATCCTCGCCCACCGGTCCACGATCGTCTTCTCGAACTCGCGGCGCCTCGCCGAGCGCCTGACGGGACGGCTGAACGAGATCTACGCCGAGCGTGTCGGCATCGACGTGCCGGATCAAACGGTGCCGGCCGCCATGAGGGTCCCGGCAGCAGAGGCTCCGGGCGGCGCGAATGCGCCGTCTGGAGGAGCGGTCAGGGCGGCGCAGGCGGGAGCGTCGGCGGGCGTCGAGGCGATCCTCGCGAAGGCCCACCACGGCTCGGTGTCGAAGGAGCAGCGTGCGCAGGTCGAGGACGAGCTGAAGTCCGGGGCGCTGCGCTGCGTCGTCGCGACGAGCAGCCTCGAGCTCGGCATCGACATGGGCGCCGTCGACCTCGTGATCCAGGTCGAGGCGCCGCCCTCGGCGGCATCCGGTCTGCAACGCGTCGGTCGCGCCGGTCACCAGGTCGGCGAGGTCAGCCGCGCGGCCCTGTTCCCCAAGCACCGCGGCGACGTCCTGCACACGGCCGTCGTGACCGAGCGGATGCTCGCGGGGCAGATCGAGGCCATCTCGGTGCCGCAGAACCCGCTCGACATCCTCGCCCAGCACACGATCGCCGCCTCCGCCGTGGCCGTGCTCGACGTCGAGGGCTGGTTCGAGACCGTCAAGCGCTCGGCCCCGTTCCGCTCGCTTCCCCGCTCGGCGTACGAGGCGACCCTCGACCTGCTCGCGGGGCGGTATCCCTCCGACGCCTTCGCCGAGCTGCGGCCGCGCGTCGTGTGGGATCGGGATGCCGGGACCATCACCGGCCGGCCCGGCGCGCAGCGCATCGCGGTCACCAGCGGCGGCACGATCCCCGACCGGGGGCTGTTCGGCGTCTTCATCTCGGGCGAGGCCCGCAACGCCCGCGTCGGCGAGCTCGACGAGGAGATGGTCTACGAGTCCCGCGTGGGCGACGTGTTCACCCTCGGCACCACCAGCTGGCGGATCGTCGAGATCACCCACGACCGCGTCAACGTCCTCCCCGCCTACGGGCAGCCGGGCAAGCTCCCGTTCTGGCACGGTGACGGACTCGGCCGTCCCGCCGAGCTCGGCGAGGCGCTCGGCAAGTTCTCACGCGAGCTGTCGACGTCGAAGCCCGAGAAGGCCACTGCACGGCTGCGGGAGTCCGGCCTCGACGACAACGCCATCGGCAACCTGCTCGCCTACATCGGCGAACAGCGCGAAGCCACCGGCAGCCTGCCGACCGACAAGACGCTCACCGTGGAGCGTTCACGCGACGAGGTCGGCGACTGGCGCGTCATCCTGCATTCCCCGTACGGCATGCACGTACACGCACCGTGGGCGCTGGCCGTCAACGCGCGGATCCGGGAACGCCTCGGTGTCGAAGGAGCCGCCGTCGCGAGTGACGACGGGATCATCGCGCGGGTGCCGGACACGGATGCCGAGCCGCCGGGAGCCGAGCTGTTCGTCTTCGACGCCGACGAGCTCGAGCAGCTCGTCACTTCGGAGGTCGGCGGGTCTGCACTGTTCGCCTCGCGGTTCCGCGAGTGCGCCGCACGCGCGCTGCTGCTGCCGCGACTGAACCCCAACAAGCGGTCGCCGCTGTGGCAGCAGCGGCAGCGTTCCGCGCAGTTGCTCGAGGTCGCGAAGGAACACCCGACCTTCCCGATCATCCTCGAGACGCTCCGCGAGGTGCTGCAGGACGTCTACGACCTGCCTGCCCTCCTGCGCATCGCGCGGAGCATCGCCGACCGCCGCATCCGTCTCGTCGAGACGACGACCAGCTCGCCCTCGCCATACGCGCGCGACCTGCTCTTCGGATATGTCGGCGCGTTCATGTACGAGGGCGACTCGCCCCTCGCGGAGCGGCGGGCGGCCGCGCTGTCGGTCGACCCGGCCCTGCTGAGCGAACTGCTCGGCAAGATCGAGATGCGCGAGCTGCTCGACCCGGGCGTCATCGAGCAGTACGAGCGTGAGCTCCAGCGCCTCGACCCCACAAGGCGGGTGCGCGGTGTCGAGGGCGTCGCCGACCTGCTGCGGCTGCTCGGGCCCCTGTCGGTCGCCGAGGTCGCCGAGCGGCTCGAAGGCGCCGCGGCGGACCCCGACGCGCCGGCGCCCGCTGCGACCGATACGGATGCCGCCGCGCTCCTCGACGAGCTCGTCGAGACCCGCCGCGCGATCCGCGTCACGTTCGGCGGCGCGGCCCGCATCGCCGGGATCGAGGATGCGGGTCGTCTGCGCGACGCGCTCGGGGCGGCGTTGCCCGTCGGCATCCCGACCGCCTTCCTCGAACCGGTCGCCGATCCGCTCGCCGACCTCGTCGCCCGGTACGCCCGCACTCACGGTCCGTTTCGGACCGCCGACGTCGCGACGCGCCTCGGCGTGGGCGGCGCCGTCGCCCGTCAGACGCTGCAGCGACTCGAAGCTCAGGGCCGGCTCGCGAGCGGGTTCTTCCTGCCCGCGGACTCCGCCCACCCCGACGACCTCGAGTGGTGCGACAGCGAGGTGCTGCGCCGCATCCGGATGCGCTCGCTCGCCGCGATCCGCGGAAGCGTCGAGCCCGTCGAACCGCAGGCGCTGGGACGATTCCTGCCCGTCTGGCAGCACCTGACGCGTCCGCTCGAAGGCGTCGACGGGGTGCTCGCCGTCGTCGAGCAACTGGCCGGCGTGCCGCTTCCCGCGAGCGCATGGGAGTCGCTCATCCTGCCGTCGCGGGTGCGGAACTACTCCCCCGCTCTGCTCGACGAGCTGACCGCGACGGGCGAGGTGCTGTGGTCGGGACACGGCTCGCTGCCCGGGCGCGACGGGTGGATCGCACTGCACCCCGCAGACGTCGCCACCCTCACACTCCCGACGCCCGAGGACGAGCCGACGCCGTTCGAGCAGTCGATCCTCGAGGCGCTCGGAGCCGGTGGCGCGTACTTCGCGGGACAGCTGGCCGGCATGGTCGACGCGCCGAACGAGCAATCCGTCATCGACGCGCTCTGGAACCTGACCTGGTCGGGACGCGTCACGAACGACACCTTCGCCCCCGTCCGGGGACTCCTCGCCGGCGGATCGCAGGCGCACCGTGTGACGCGGCGGACGCCCCGCACCCGGATGTTCCGCGGCACGCCGATCGCGGCCGCCGCACGGCCCGCACCGCAGCGCCCCGCGATGGTCGGCGGCCGCTGGTCGCTCCTGCCCATTCCCGACGACGACGCGACCCTCCGGGCGACCGCGACGGCGGGCATGCTCCTCGAGCGCTACGGCGTCGTGACGCGCGGTTCGGTGCAGGCCGAGGGCGTGCCCGGCGGCTTCGCGCAGGTGTATCGGATCCTGGCGGGATTCGAGGATGCCGGACACTGCCGACGCGGCTACTTCGTCGAGAAGCTCGGCGCCGCCCAGTTCGCCACCTCCGCGACCGTCGACAGGCTCCGCGAGTTCGCGTCGGTGCCCGAGCCCGCTCCGCTCACCGCGCGCACGCTCGCCGCCACCGATCCCGCGAACCCCTATGGCGCGGCGCTGAACTGGCCGTCGATCGAGGGCGTGAACCACCGCCCGGGCCGCAAGGCCGGCGGACTGGTCGTGCTCGTCGACGGCACGCTCGTGCTGTACCTCGAGCGGGGCGGGCGCACCGCCCTCGCCTTCACCGACGACGAGGACGTCCTGGTCGCCGCCGCGCGGAGCCTCGTCGAGACCTCGCGTGCCCGCGGACTCGACACCCTCACGATCGAGCAGGTCAGCGGCGCCTTCGTCTACACGACCGCCGCCGGCCGCGCCCTCCGAGACGCCGGCTTCGTCGAATCGCCCAAGGGCCTCACCCTGCGGCGCGGCGCACGGGAGCCGCAGCGTGCCTGA
- a CDS encoding ABC-F family ATP-binding cassette domain-containing protein produces MPTTSTSAVTLDRLSFAWPDGTVALSDVTGAFSGGRTGLVGRNGSGKSTLLKLIAGTLEPASGSITTAGRVDLLPQQLTLDVSRRVADVLGIGSVLDAVRAIERGDVDERHFDTVGDDWDIEARATAALAEVGLPDGALDRRVGELSGGEAVLAALIGVRLRGAEIALLDEPTNNLDRDARRRVHELVRTWRGTLVVVSHDIALLEELDDTAELYGSELSVFGGPYSAWRSWLETEQAAAAQAETAARQVLRREKRDRQQVESAIATRDAHGKKLAARKAAPKIVLGAMKRSAQVTAGRLRVEANEKVDAARAAVDTAGRRVRDDDTVRIDLPDPDVGTGRRIATIGDGERSWIIQGPERVALIGPNGAGKTTLLERLVASAGAADRVPSAGSDDGAGSTPGPDAASALHWAREDARAEAHTGRIGYLSQRVDGLAEAASVLDNIRAAAPGVGDVELRNRLARFLIRGDTVHRPVTALSGGERFRVALARLLLADPPPHLLVLDEPTNNLDLDTVDQLVEALSAYRGAVLVVSHDDAFLARIGAGLTLELRDGRMTEV; encoded by the coding sequence ATGCCCACCACCTCTACCTCCGCGGTCACCCTCGACCGCCTCTCCTTCGCCTGGCCCGACGGCACCGTCGCGCTGAGCGACGTCACCGGAGCCTTCAGCGGCGGTCGCACCGGCCTCGTCGGCCGGAACGGGTCCGGCAAGTCCACACTGCTGAAGCTCATCGCCGGGACTCTCGAACCGGCATCCGGATCGATCACGACGGCGGGACGGGTCGACCTGCTGCCCCAGCAGCTCACGCTCGACGTGTCGCGGCGCGTCGCAGACGTGCTCGGCATCGGGTCCGTCCTCGACGCGGTGCGCGCGATCGAGCGCGGCGACGTCGACGAGCGCCACTTCGACACGGTCGGCGACGACTGGGACATCGAGGCTCGAGCGACGGCGGCGCTCGCCGAGGTCGGGCTGCCGGACGGAGCTCTCGATCGCCGCGTCGGCGAGCTCTCGGGCGGTGAGGCGGTGCTCGCGGCGCTCATCGGCGTCCGCCTGCGCGGCGCCGAGATCGCCCTCCTCGACGAGCCGACGAACAACCTCGACCGCGACGCGCGTCGCCGTGTGCACGAGCTCGTGCGGACGTGGCGCGGGACGCTGGTCGTGGTGAGTCACGACATCGCTCTGCTCGAGGAACTCGACGACACCGCTGAGCTGTACGGCTCCGAGCTGTCGGTCTTCGGCGGCCCGTACTCGGCGTGGCGGTCCTGGCTCGAGACGGAGCAGGCCGCCGCTGCACAGGCCGAGACGGCGGCGCGGCAGGTGCTACGGCGCGAGAAGCGGGACCGCCAGCAGGTCGAATCGGCGATCGCCACGCGCGATGCGCACGGCAAGAAGCTCGCCGCACGGAAGGCGGCGCCGAAGATCGTGTTGGGCGCCATGAAGCGCTCCGCGCAGGTGACGGCGGGCAGGCTCCGCGTCGAGGCGAACGAGAAGGTGGATGCCGCGCGCGCCGCGGTCGACACCGCCGGACGACGCGTGCGCGACGACGACACGGTGCGCATCGATCTGCCCGATCCGGACGTCGGCACCGGCCGCCGGATCGCGACGATCGGCGACGGCGAGCGCTCCTGGATCATCCAGGGGCCCGAGCGGGTGGCGCTGATCGGACCGAACGGCGCCGGCAAGACGACGCTGCTCGAGCGGCTCGTCGCGTCGGCGGGGGCAGCGGATCGCGTGCCGAGTGCAGGTTCAGACGACGGTGCAGGGTCGACGCCGGGGCCGGATGCGGCATCCGCCCTGCACTGGGCGCGCGAGGATGCCCGGGCAGAGGCGCACACCGGCCGGATCGGGTACTTGTCGCAGCGGGTGGACGGGCTGGCGGAGGCAGCGTCGGTGCTCGACAACATCCGGGCGGCGGCACCCGGAGTGGGCGACGTCGAGCTGCGGAACCGGCTGGCGAGGTTCCTCATCCGCGGCGACACGGTGCACCGGCCCGTCACGGCGCTCTCAGGCGGTGAGCGGTTCCGCGTGGCGCTCGCCCGCCTGCTTCTGGCCGACCCGCCGCCGCACCTGCTGGTACTCGACGAGCCGACGAACAACCTCGACCTCGACACGGTCGACCAGCTCGTCGAGGCCCTCTCGGCCTACCGGGGGGCGGTGCTCGTCGTCAGCCACGACGACGCGTTCCTCGCGCGGATCGGGGCGGGGCTCACGCTCGAACTCCGGGACGGACGGATGACGGAGGTCTGA